The following proteins are encoded in a genomic region of candidate division KSB1 bacterium:
- a CDS encoding glycine--tRNA ligase: MSTRPPDVMDKLVSLCKRRGFIFQSSEIYGGITSCYDYGPLGVELKKNIKERWWKAMVQQRDDIVGLDASILMHPRVWEASGHVEGFHDPMVDCKVCKRRFRADEVEGPRCPECGGELTEARQFNLMFKTHMGPVEEEASIVYLRPETAQGIYVNFLNVLNSSRKKIPFGIAQIGKAFRNEITPGNFIFRTREFEQMEMQFFVKPGTDGEWFDYWREQRMQWYYDLGIRRERLRFHEHGKDELAHYAARAFDIQYEFPFGWKELEGIHNRTDFDLSRHQQYSGKDLTYFDDQTRERYVPYIIETSAGVDRTLFTCLVEAYDEEIVEGELRVVLRLSPKVAPIKAGVFPLVKRDGMPELAHKIVDMLRPHFMVFYDESGAIGRRYRRQDEAGTPFGITVDSQSLQDQTVTVRERDSMRQERVAIDRLVELLRERVA; this comes from the coding sequence ATGAGCACTAGACCACCGGATGTGATGGATAAGCTGGTTTCTCTGTGCAAGCGCCGAGGTTTTATCTTTCAATCGAGCGAAATCTATGGCGGCATCACCAGCTGTTACGACTATGGCCCACTGGGCGTGGAGCTGAAGAAGAACATCAAAGAGCGCTGGTGGAAAGCGATGGTCCAGCAGCGGGATGACATCGTGGGCCTGGATGCATCCATACTCATGCACCCGCGGGTCTGGGAGGCCTCTGGACACGTGGAGGGTTTTCATGACCCCATGGTGGACTGCAAGGTCTGCAAACGTCGTTTCCGCGCCGACGAAGTGGAGGGTCCGCGCTGCCCGGAGTGCGGCGGAGAACTGACCGAGGCGCGCCAGTTCAACCTCATGTTCAAGACGCACATGGGGCCCGTAGAAGAGGAGGCCAGCATCGTCTACCTGCGCCCGGAGACGGCCCAGGGAATCTACGTGAACTTTCTCAACGTGCTGAATTCCTCGCGCAAGAAGATCCCCTTCGGCATCGCACAAATCGGGAAGGCATTTCGCAACGAGATCACCCCGGGCAACTTTATCTTTCGCACCCGCGAATTCGAGCAGATGGAAATGCAGTTCTTTGTGAAGCCTGGCACCGACGGCGAGTGGTTCGACTACTGGCGGGAGCAGCGGATGCAGTGGTACTACGACCTTGGGATTCGCCGGGAACGGCTGCGCTTCCACGAGCACGGCAAGGATGAGCTGGCGCACTATGCTGCTCGTGCCTTCGATATCCAGTACGAGTTCCCTTTCGGCTGGAAGGAGCTGGAAGGCATCCACAATCGCACCGACTTTGACCTGTCACGGCATCAGCAGTATTCCGGCAAAGACTTGACCTACTTCGACGACCAGACGCGCGAGCGCTATGTGCCGTACATCATAGAGACCTCTGCGGGCGTGGACCGCACGCTTTTCACGTGCCTGGTGGAGGCATATGATGAGGAAATCGTTGAGGGCGAACTGCGCGTCGTCCTGCGCCTGTCGCCCAAGGTGGCACCCATCAAGGCCGGTGTCTTTCCGCTGGTCAAGCGCGACGGTATGCCCGAGCTGGCGCACAAAATTGTGGACATGTTGCGTCCGCATTTTATGGTGTTTTATGACGAATCTGGGGCTATTGGTCGACGTTATCGCCGGCAGGATGAAGCTGGCACGCCCTTTGGCATTACTGTCGATTCGCAGTCCTTGCAGGACCAGACTGTGACGGTGCGCGAGCGCGACTCGATGCGGCAGGAGCGCGTGGCTATAGACCGGCTGGTGGAGTTGCTACGCGAGCGTGTGGCTTAG
- the recO gene encoding DNA repair protein RecO, whose translation MTKFLTLYTKAFGKISLVAKGARSTRSRFWGSLEPANYVHVVFYRKETRELQFLSQVDIVEPFLRLHAELGRMALAMVACEWVLRAEVSEAPNPALFALLVETLRALDTSPRGLKNVVRSFQMHFLELHGVRPELERCAQCGAQQLAGPVILDVEGGRYFCSRCRPAPVGALSPAAMAALRWVARMPPLRASELLVAPEVGAAVDKVLQRMASYHLESLRGVHAPQVLAELEEELRKVPGAIDHVKSEDEAKKNHEH comes from the coding sequence ATGACCAAGTTCTTGACCCTGTACACCAAGGCCTTTGGCAAAATCAGCCTGGTGGCCAAAGGGGCCCGGAGCACCCGCAGTCGCTTCTGGGGAAGCCTGGAGCCTGCGAATTACGTGCACGTGGTCTTTTATCGGAAGGAGACCCGCGAGCTCCAGTTTCTTAGCCAGGTGGACATCGTAGAGCCGTTCTTGCGGCTCCATGCAGAGCTGGGGCGGATGGCGCTGGCCATGGTGGCCTGTGAGTGGGTGCTGCGGGCCGAAGTGAGCGAAGCACCAAATCCGGCTCTGTTTGCCCTGCTGGTTGAAACCCTCCGGGCTCTGGACACCTCGCCGCGGGGCTTGAAGAACGTGGTGCGCAGCTTCCAGATGCACTTTTTGGAGCTGCATGGCGTGCGGCCAGAGTTGGAGCGGTGTGCCCAGTGCGGTGCACAGCAGCTGGCAGGACCAGTAATTTTGGATGTAGAAGGGGGGCGGTACTTTTGCAGCAGATGTCGTCCGGCACCCGTTGGGGCGCTCAGCCCGGCGGCAATGGCGGCGCTTCGCTGGGTAGCACGTATGCCTCCTCTGCGCGCAAGCGAACTGCTGGTTGCCCCCGAAGTGGGTGCGGCGGTCGACAAGGTGCTGCAGCGGATGGCAAGTTACCACCTGGAGTCCCTGCGCGGGGTGCACGCACCCCAGGTGCTGGCAGAGCTTGAGGAAGAACTGCGGAAAGTACCAGGCGCAATAGATCACGTCAAGTCAGAAGACGAGGCCAAGAAAAACCATGAGCACTAG
- the rsmA gene encoding 16S rRNA (adenine(1518)-N(6)/adenine(1519)-N(6))-dimethyltransferase RsmA — MQFKTVPRPKRSLGQHFLVDPNVARKIVHAFAPQPQDVVVEIGPGQGALTALLAGNVRQLFAVELDRTLAAALADRFAGMPGVQVMEADFLSVELAALAPPQARLRVIGNIPYNISAPIIFRVLDQAAVVEDMLLMLQKEVALRVVAGPGSKQYGPLAVHSQLLADVRLLFDVSPHVFRPRPKVDSAIVRWRFLAQPRFAVEDRALFARFVRAAFGQRRKVLRNALGRLCERSFLAGLNEPLLALRAEQVGVGELVRLYNLLTPGIRGANLATGQNRGHRPAQP; from the coding sequence GTGCAGTTCAAGACAGTGCCGCGTCCCAAGCGTAGCCTGGGCCAGCATTTTCTTGTTGACCCGAACGTGGCGCGGAAAATCGTGCATGCCTTTGCGCCGCAACCCCAAGATGTGGTGGTGGAGATCGGTCCCGGCCAAGGCGCGCTCACTGCCTTGCTGGCTGGCAATGTCCGGCAGCTCTTCGCGGTGGAGCTGGATCGCACCCTGGCCGCGGCGCTCGCAGACCGCTTTGCTGGCATGCCGGGCGTGCAAGTGATGGAAGCCGACTTTTTGTCGGTGGAGTTGGCCGCGCTTGCACCTCCTCAGGCGCGTCTGCGCGTGATCGGCAACATACCGTACAACATCTCAGCGCCCATCATCTTTCGAGTTCTGGACCAGGCGGCGGTGGTCGAGGATATGCTCCTTATGCTGCAGAAAGAGGTCGCGCTGCGCGTAGTGGCGGGCCCAGGGAGCAAACAGTATGGGCCGCTTGCGGTGCACAGCCAGCTGCTCGCCGACGTGCGGCTGCTCTTCGATGTGTCGCCGCACGTGTTTCGGCCGCGACCCAAGGTGGACTCAGCCATTGTTCGATGGCGCTTCCTCGCCCAACCGCGCTTTGCTGTGGAGGATCGGGCTCTCTTTGCACGGTTTGTCCGGGCCGCATTCGGCCAACGGCGCAAAGTGTTGCGCAATGCCCTTGGCCGCCTGTGCGAGAGAAGCTTCCTGGCTGGATTGAACGAACCGCTCCTGGCCCTCCGTGCGGAGCAGGTGGGAGTGGGAGAACTGGTGCGCCTCTATAACCTGCTGACACCAGGCATCCGAGGGGCCAACCTTGCCACTGGCCAAAACAGAGGGCATCGTCCTGCACAGCCGTAG
- a CDS encoding TatD family hydrolase, giving the protein MSVELVDTHAHLDFPEFDRDRDDVIRRAHEAGVTTLINVGVDLRSSRASVQLAERFPGLYAAVGIHPHDAKTATQSALTELRTLASHPKVVAIGEIGLDFYRDHSPREVQRTLFRQLLELAKELRLPVIIHARDAWEEVVAIVREVMGKRGQGVFHCFPAGVEGARQVLEMGYYVSFTGVVTFKNARAAAVLAEVPLDRLLLETDCPFMAPEPHRGKRNEPAYVQLVAQKAAAVLGVPVAQVAQVTTGNARRLFGLPETTPS; this is encoded by the coding sequence GTGAGCGTGGAGTTGGTTGACACCCACGCGCATTTGGACTTTCCCGAATTCGACCGCGATCGGGACGATGTCATCCGCCGTGCGCACGAGGCGGGAGTCACGACTCTGATCAACGTGGGCGTTGACCTTCGGAGCAGCCGCGCCTCGGTGCAGCTGGCCGAGCGGTTCCCGGGCCTGTATGCGGCGGTGGGCATTCACCCGCACGATGCAAAGACGGCCACGCAGAGTGCATTGACCGAGCTTCGGACGCTGGCCTCGCACCCCAAGGTTGTCGCCATCGGCGAAATCGGGCTGGATTTCTATCGCGACCACTCGCCGCGTGAGGTACAGCGCACTCTTTTTCGCCAGCTGCTGGAGCTGGCAAAGGAGTTGCGGCTGCCGGTGATCATTCACGCCCGCGATGCGTGGGAGGAGGTGGTCGCCATCGTGCGCGAGGTGATGGGCAAACGAGGGCAGGGGGTGTTTCACTGTTTCCCGGCGGGCGTTGAGGGCGCGCGCCAGGTGCTGGAGATGGGCTACTACGTGTCTTTTACGGGTGTGGTGACCTTCAAGAACGCGCGGGCCGCCGCCGTCTTGGCAGAAGTGCCATTGGACCGCCTGCTTTTGGAGACAGACTGTCCATTCATGGCTCCTGAGCCCCACAGGGGCAAGCGCAACGAACCGGCCTACGTGCAGCTGGTTGCACAGAAGGCAGCTGCAGTGCTCGGTGTCCCAGTGGCACAGGTGGCGCAGGTTACCACCGGCAATGCCCGGCGCCTCTTCGGGTTACCAGAAACGACGCCGAGCTGA
- the metG gene encoding methionine--tRNA ligase, which yields MASFGASNDPRESFRRVLVTAALPYANGPIHLGHLAGAYLPADVYVRFQRLKGRQVLFICGTDEHGVPITIAAEAKGVTPREVVDHWHHDHKESFARFGISFDRFSRTSLPVHHKTAQDFFLRLYQAGYLVEKAVEQYFCPTCNRFLADRYVEGKCPKCGADGARGDQCERCGSSLSPTDLIEPYCKVCGGRPELRPSTHLFLRLRAFQERLEQWLGAKKNWKDNVLNYCRGWFAEGLEDRAVTRDLPWGVPVPLPGYEGKVIYVWFEAPIGYISATKDWAESIGDPERWREWWLSPDTRLVHFIGKDNIVFHAILWPAMLMGHGEFILPDEIPANEFLNIAGAKLSTSRNYAVWLREYLERFEPDPLRYWLAANAPETKDADFTWEDFRQRNNGELADILGNFVNRTLAFAQSKFGGRVPEGKALGAADREMLRLLEEAPRTIGELLEHFELRRAASALMDLARAANKYFNDQEPWLTVSTDPERCATTINVCLQTVRTLAVLQSPILPFSAARMWKMLGLPGGVEEEQWDQAGTIRLPAGHTLSKPEILFRKIEQEEIEPEIAKLKPAEPKESAMAEQITFEEFKRVQLRTAKVVAAAPVEKTQKLLRLQVDIGGEQRQIVAGIAEYYKPEDLVGKTIVVVANLAPATIRGVESRGMLLAAVEKSGRLALVTTDQEFPAGAEVQ from the coding sequence ATGGCCTCTTTTGGTGCATCTAATGACCCCAGAGAATCCTTCCGACGCGTGCTGGTGACAGCTGCGCTCCCTTACGCCAACGGACCCATTCACTTGGGCCACCTGGCGGGAGCCTACCTTCCTGCCGACGTGTACGTGCGTTTCCAGCGCCTCAAGGGGCGCCAAGTCCTGTTCATCTGTGGCACCGATGAGCACGGCGTGCCTATTACCATTGCCGCCGAGGCCAAGGGAGTCACCCCCAGGGAGGTGGTGGACCATTGGCATCACGACCACAAGGAGAGCTTTGCACGTTTCGGCATAAGCTTCGATCGCTTCTCTCGCACCTCGCTTCCGGTGCACCACAAGACAGCGCAAGATTTCTTCCTCCGCCTATATCAGGCCGGGTACTTGGTCGAGAAAGCGGTGGAACAGTACTTCTGTCCCACCTGCAATCGCTTCCTCGCCGATCGATACGTGGAGGGCAAGTGCCCAAAGTGTGGCGCTGATGGTGCACGGGGCGACCAGTGTGAGCGCTGCGGAAGCTCGCTCAGCCCCACTGACCTCATCGAACCGTACTGCAAGGTCTGTGGTGGGCGACCGGAACTGCGTCCCTCGACCCACCTCTTCCTTAGGCTCCGCGCCTTCCAGGAACGGTTGGAGCAGTGGCTCGGAGCCAAGAAGAACTGGAAGGACAATGTGCTGAATTACTGCCGCGGCTGGTTCGCCGAAGGTCTGGAGGACCGGGCCGTCACCCGGGACCTGCCGTGGGGTGTGCCGGTGCCTCTGCCCGGCTACGAGGGGAAGGTCATTTACGTCTGGTTCGAGGCCCCGATTGGCTACATCTCTGCTACCAAGGACTGGGCCGAATCCATTGGCGACCCAGAGCGCTGGCGGGAGTGGTGGCTGAGCCCGGACACGCGGCTGGTCCACTTTATCGGCAAGGACAACATCGTCTTTCACGCGATCCTCTGGCCGGCCATGTTGATGGGGCACGGAGAGTTCATCCTGCCGGATGAGATTCCCGCCAACGAGTTCTTGAATATTGCCGGCGCGAAGCTCAGCACCAGCCGCAACTACGCGGTGTGGCTGCGGGAGTACCTCGAGCGGTTCGAGCCGGACCCGCTGCGCTATTGGCTGGCTGCCAATGCCCCGGAGACCAAGGATGCCGACTTTACCTGGGAGGACTTTCGCCAGCGCAACAATGGGGAGCTGGCGGATATTTTGGGCAATTTTGTCAACCGCACACTGGCCTTTGCCCAGAGCAAGTTCGGCGGGAGGGTGCCGGAAGGGAAAGCCCTCGGCGCGGCAGACAGAGAGATGCTCCGTCTTTTGGAGGAAGCACCGCGGACTATCGGTGAACTCTTGGAGCACTTTGAGCTGCGCCGGGCTGCCTCTGCTTTGATGGATTTGGCCCGAGCGGCAAACAAGTATTTCAATGACCAGGAGCCCTGGCTTACGGTGAGCACCGACCCTGAGCGCTGCGCGACCACCATTAACGTCTGCCTGCAGACGGTCCGCACCTTAGCCGTGTTGCAAAGCCCCATCCTGCCCTTTTCTGCCGCGCGGATGTGGAAGATGCTGGGGCTTCCGGGAGGCGTTGAAGAGGAGCAATGGGACCAGGCAGGAACAATTCGCCTGCCCGCCGGACACACCCTTTCGAAACCGGAGATTCTGTTTCGGAAGATCGAACAAGAGGAGATCGAGCCGGAGATTGCCAAGCTAAAGCCGGCAGAGCCCAAGGAGAGCGCGATGGCAGAGCAGATCACGTTTGAAGAGTTCAAGCGAGTGCAGCTCCGCACGGCCAAAGTCGTGGCGGCTGCGCCGGTGGAAAAAACCCAGAAGCTTCTCCGTCTGCAAGTGGACATCGGCGGTGAGCAGAGGCAGATTGTGGCCGGCATCGCGGAGTATTACAAGCCGGAGGACCTTGTGGGCAAGACCATTGTGGTCGTGGCCAATCTTGCCCCGGCCACCATTCGCGGCGTGGAGTCGCGCGGCATGTTGCTGGCCGCGGTGGAAAAAAGCGGCCGCCTGGCGCTGGTTACCACGGACCAGGAGTTTCCTGCTGGGGCCGAGGTGCAGTGA
- the ricT gene encoding regulatory iron-sulfur-containing complex subunit RicT, with amino-acid sequence MSDYIEIVFKGERKEIFANPQQFPFKPGDYAIVEAARGEDLGVVNQVGPLIDRKAAGMTVRNILRKPSPADMERYRANREKEAEAFQVCKEKIAKHGLAMKLVDVEFQFDCNKITFYFTAEKRVDFRELVKDLAAEYRVRIELRQIGVRDEARRIGGFGACGRQLCCNTFLREFEPVTTQCAKEQNLPLNPQKLSGLCGRLLCCLVYERQFYKSALASFPEVGSLVKTSKGTGVLEKVDIFRERVHIRYEDQTVDILTREELAKCQVVAKGEKSGKKKR; translated from the coding sequence ATGTCTGACTACATAGAGATAGTGTTCAAAGGCGAGCGAAAAGAGATTTTTGCCAATCCGCAACAGTTTCCGTTCAAGCCCGGCGACTATGCCATTGTGGAGGCGGCGCGCGGCGAAGATCTTGGCGTAGTCAACCAAGTGGGGCCACTCATCGACCGCAAGGCCGCTGGCATGACGGTGCGCAACATCCTGCGTAAACCAAGCCCAGCAGACATGGAGCGTTATCGGGCCAATCGCGAGAAGGAAGCCGAGGCCTTCCAGGTCTGCAAGGAGAAGATTGCCAAGCACGGCCTGGCGATGAAGTTGGTGGATGTGGAGTTCCAATTCGACTGCAACAAGATCACCTTCTATTTCACCGCAGAGAAGCGGGTGGACTTTCGCGAACTCGTGAAAGATCTTGCCGCCGAGTACCGCGTCCGTATCGAGCTGCGGCAGATTGGCGTTCGGGATGAGGCACGGCGCATCGGCGGCTTTGGCGCCTGTGGCCGACAGCTCTGTTGCAACACCTTCTTGCGGGAATTCGAACCGGTCACCACCCAATGTGCCAAAGAACAGAACCTGCCGCTCAATCCGCAAAAGCTGTCGGGCCTTTGCGGCCGCTTGCTTTGCTGCCTTGTCTATGAGCGCCAGTTCTACAAATCCGCGCTGGCCTCATTCCCCGAGGTGGGATCCCTGGTCAAGACGAGTAAGGGGACCGGTGTCCTGGAGAAGGTGGACATCTTCCGCGAGCGGGTGCATATCCGCTACGAGGACCAGACCGTGGACATCCTGACCCGCGAGGAACTCGCCAAGTGCCAGGTGGTGGCAAAAGGGGAAAAGAGCGGCAAGAAGAAAAGGTGA
- the holB gene encoding DNA polymerase III subunit delta', which produces MAFDLVIGQEGPKRVLERALQRGRLAHAYLFLGPDGVGKEAMALALAQAILCHTPGAWGCGTCPNCRKVATLNHVDVRFVFPAPPKLDVDREREILDSVAREPYARLRPWANPVIPIERIRALRYDSSMKSFEGRGRVVIIAEAEAMRAEAANALLKLLEEPPPATTFILTTTMVQALLPTIVSRCQLVRFSLLTPQQIQAALVERRQVPVEQARLIAGMACGSYRKAIEWLDQDLNRRRDEAIELLRVAIRADHDHVLQAEQLRQLGDKALVKEYLRVLLGVFHDALVLTTLEQDPQAAGLLVNFDRLDWLKKFVGAFEHIDFDAATGAIEEAMARIDRNLELSLVLIVLFQHLRSALRRKRNV; this is translated from the coding sequence ATGGCTTTCGATTTGGTCATAGGACAAGAGGGGCCCAAACGAGTTCTTGAACGGGCCTTGCAGCGGGGGCGACTGGCCCATGCGTACCTCTTTCTTGGCCCCGACGGTGTGGGAAAAGAGGCCATGGCGTTAGCCCTGGCACAGGCGATCCTCTGCCATACCCCTGGCGCATGGGGCTGCGGCACATGCCCCAATTGCCGAAAAGTGGCGACCCTAAACCACGTGGACGTGCGCTTTGTTTTCCCCGCACCGCCCAAACTGGACGTGGATCGGGAGCGTGAGATTCTGGACAGTGTAGCGCGCGAGCCGTACGCCAGGCTGCGCCCGTGGGCAAATCCGGTCATTCCCATTGAGCGCATCCGGGCTCTGCGCTACGACAGCAGCATGAAATCATTCGAAGGCCGGGGGCGGGTGGTGATCATCGCCGAGGCAGAGGCAATGAGGGCAGAAGCCGCCAATGCGCTGCTCAAGCTCCTTGAGGAACCACCACCTGCCACCACTTTCATCCTCACCACGACGATGGTGCAGGCGTTGTTGCCCACTATCGTTTCCAGGTGTCAGCTGGTGCGCTTTTCTCTGCTCACGCCGCAGCAGATCCAGGCGGCCTTGGTGGAGCGGAGGCAGGTGCCTGTGGAGCAGGCCCGTCTCATCGCTGGCATGGCATGTGGCAGCTATCGCAAGGCCATCGAGTGGCTAGATCAGGACCTGAACCGGCGCCGCGATGAAGCGATCGAACTCCTCCGGGTGGCGATCCGCGCCGACCATGACCACGTCTTGCAAGCCGAGCAGCTTCGGCAGCTGGGGGACAAGGCGCTGGTGAAGGAGTACCTCCGCGTGCTGCTCGGCGTCTTTCACGACGCCCTGGTGCTGACCACGCTGGAGCAGGACCCTCAGGCGGCAGGCCTCCTGGTCAACTTTGACCGCCTTGACTGGCTGAAGAAATTTGTAGGGGCATTTGAGCATATCGACTTCGATGCCGCAACCGGTGCGATTGAGGAGGCGATGGCGCGCATCGACCGCAACCTGGAGTTGAGTCTGGTGCTCATCGTGCTCTTTCAACACCTGAGGAGCGCCCTCAGGAGGAAGCGCAATGTCTGA